The following coding sequences are from one Gossypium raimondii isolate GPD5lz chromosome 4, ASM2569854v1, whole genome shotgun sequence window:
- the LOC128040471 gene encoding uncharacterized protein LOC128040471 — protein sequence MVTPWIELLKNYDSAIEYRPSKANVVVNALNRRAMTDFRAMFTRLSLFDEGGLLAKLQVGCGSTSNFGLNRDGVLCFRGRVCIPNDFDLRHLILREGHSSPYAMYPGGNKLYQDLHELYWWSGLKFGVTDFVARYLTCQQVKAEH from the exons atGGT GACACCCtggattgagctgcttaagAATTATGACTCTGCGATAGAGTATCGTCctagtaaggccaatgtggtggtcAATGCTCTCAATCGTAGAGCGATGACTGATTTCCGAGCGATGTTCACTCGTCTTAGTTTGTTTGATGAAGGAGGTCTGTTAGCCAAGTTACAA GTTGGGTGTGGTAGTACATCTAATTTTGGGTTGAATAGGGATGGAGTTCTGTGTTTTCGAGGTCGGGTTTGTATACCAAATGATTTTGATCTGAGGCATTTGATTCTAAGGGAGgggcatagtagcccttatgctatgtatCCTGGAGGTAATAAGTTGTATCAGGATCTCCATGAACTGTACTGGTGGTCGGGTTTGAAGTTTGGGGTTACAGATTTTGTTGCTCGTTATCTGACAtgccagcaagttaaggctgagcactAG
- the LOC128040472 gene encoding uncharacterized protein LOC128040472 — translation MVFVSRLPLSSIKNGSVWVIVDPNRVRPFYSSSERLLPVKKKLYEALGSRLDFSTTFHPQIDGQSERSSIQMAPYKVLYGRTCHTALCWTKLGERWILCPELVSETKDKVRLIWDHLKVASDRKKSYADLKRRDIKYVAGDFLELPSKLDRIHDVFHVSMLRRYRFDPSYIVSVEEIEVRPDLTFEVESIQILERDIKVLSRMSIPLVRFCGEIMGGNVYVEEVFCMATLHFYSGSMTT, via the exons ATGGTCTTCGTTAGTAGGTTGCCCTTGTCATCCATTAAGAATGGTTCtgtttgggtcatcgtggatccaAACAGAGTTCGCCCATTTTATTCCAGTTCGGAGAGATTACTCCCTGTAAAA AAGAAACTGTATGAGGCTCTGGGTTCGAGATTAGACTTTAGTACTACGTTCCATCCTCAGAtcgatggtcaatctgagagg tctagcatccagatggcaccttacaaGGTTTTGTATGGTCGTACGTGTCACACAGCGTTGTGTTGGACTAAGTTGGGTGAGCGATGGATTTTATGTCCTGAGTTGGTTTCCGAGACTAAAGATAAGGTTAGACTGATTTGGGATCATCTGAAGGTTGCTTCTGATAGAAAAAAGTCTTATGCAGATCTAAAAAGGAGAGATATCAAGTATGTTGCGGGTGACTTC TTGGAGCTACCTTCAAAGTTGGACCgtatccatgatgtgtttcatgtttcGATGTTGAGGCGGTATCGGTTTGATCCATCTTACATTGTCtctgttgaggagatcgaggttagaccGGATTTAACTTTTGAGGTGGAGTCAATTCAGATTTTGGAGCGAGATATTAAGGTTCTGAGTAGGATGTCCATCCCGTTAGTAAGGTTCTGTGGTGAAATCATG GGTGGGAATGTATATGTTGAGGAAGTGTTCTGTATGGCGACCCTTCACTTTTATTCTGGTAGCATGACT ACTTAA